In one window of Thermoanaerobaculia bacterium DNA:
- the pgl gene encoding 6-phosphogluconolactonase, with amino-acid sequence MTRSVFETPSALACEAAAEFFRRADEAIRRRGRFLTALSGGDTPRASHAAIAEGAGELDWRLVHLFWGDERCVPPEDPKSNYRMAAETLLSRVPIPAENVHRWKAEREPEEAASLYEKELVSAAGAPPVLDLVFLGVGLDGHTASLFPGSAVLAITDRSCAANFVPSLGSWRLTLTYPALNAAREALFLVEGKEKREIVRKIEAGGDYPAARVKAARTLWFMDKASAAGE; translated from the coding sequence ATGACGCGTTCCGTTTTCGAAACACCGTCGGCGCTCGCCTGCGAGGCGGCCGCCGAGTTCTTCCGGCGCGCAGACGAGGCGATCCGCCGGCGCGGGCGCTTTCTAACCGCGCTCTCGGGGGGCGACACGCCCCGCGCATCCCACGCCGCGATCGCCGAAGGGGCCGGCGAGCTCGACTGGCGGCTGGTGCATCTTTTCTGGGGCGACGAGCGATGCGTGCCGCCGGAAGACCCGAAGAGCAACTACCGCATGGCTGCGGAGACGCTTCTCTCGCGGGTCCCGATCCCCGCGGAGAACGTGCATCGCTGGAAGGCCGAGCGTGAGCCGGAGGAAGCCGCTTCGCTCTACGAGAAGGAGCTCGTTTCGGCCGCCGGTGCTCCACCCGTCCTCGACCTGGTTTTTCTCGGGGTCGGTTTGGACGGTCACACGGCTTCGCTCTTTCCCGGCTCGGCCGTTCTCGCGATCACGGACCGCTCTTGCGCCGCGAACTTCGTTCCCTCGCTCGGCTCCTGGCGTTTGACGTTGACCTATCCGGCGCTCAACGCCGCGCGCGAAGCCCTGTTTCTCGTGGAAGGGAAAGAGAAGCGCGAAATCGTCCGGAAGATCGAGGCGGGCGGCGACTACCCGGCGGCCCGGGTTAAGGCGGCGCGGACGCTGTGGTTCATGGACAAGGCGTCGGCGGCGGGGGAGTAG
- the zwf gene encoding glucose-6-phosphate dehydrogenase translates to MIFGASGDLTARMLVPALAKLGKERALPDGFFVVGVARSPMTDAGFRAAMQAAVAKFTTDPLQVTELPPELLGRFFYVAGEFHEAATYRRLRGVLAKARRKGEDCPENHVFYLATPPGVDPVIVGELGRVGLATEEKGCFSRVVVEKPFGHDLDSARALNAEIHRVFREDQIFRIDHYLGKETVQNILVLRFANGIFEPLWNRRYVDNVQIAVAESLGVGHRAGYYESAGIVRDMFQNHLLQLLCLTAMEAPVRLDAESVRSEKVKVLRSIRPIPADRIDDWAVRGQYGPGVVGGEEVAGYRQEPGVARSSTTPTYAAVRFFIDNWRWAGVPFYLRSGKRLTKRTTEIAIEFRDVPHMTIFVKDAGIAARIEKNVLTLKIQPDEGISLKFLAKIPGAGMRVTPEFMDFPYDQLGAARQGGYERLLLDIMHGDATLFTRGDEVEEAWRVVTPILEGWGRKKPRDFPNYPAGTMGPEVAANTFVERDGRRWRTL, encoded by the coding sequence GTGATCTTCGGCGCCTCCGGCGACCTCACCGCCCGCATGCTGGTGCCGGCGCTCGCGAAGCTCGGCAAGGAGCGCGCGCTCCCGGACGGGTTCTTCGTCGTCGGGGTCGCCCGGAGCCCGATGACCGATGCCGGGTTCCGCGCCGCGATGCAGGCGGCGGTCGCGAAGTTCACGACGGATCCGCTTCAGGTCACCGAGCTCCCTCCCGAGCTCCTGGGCCGGTTCTTCTACGTCGCGGGAGAGTTTCACGAAGCGGCGACGTATCGCCGGCTCCGCGGGGTTCTCGCCAAAGCGCGGCGCAAGGGGGAGGACTGCCCCGAAAATCACGTCTTCTACCTCGCGACGCCGCCGGGGGTCGATCCGGTGATCGTCGGAGAGCTCGGCCGCGTCGGCCTCGCGACGGAGGAGAAGGGTTGCTTCTCGCGGGTCGTCGTCGAGAAGCCGTTCGGACACGACCTCGACTCCGCCCGGGCGTTGAACGCGGAGATCCATCGTGTATTCCGCGAGGATCAGATCTTTCGGATCGATCACTACCTCGGGAAGGAGACCGTCCAGAACATCCTCGTCCTGCGCTTCGCCAACGGGATCTTCGAGCCCCTCTGGAACCGCCGTTACGTGGACAACGTGCAGATCGCCGTCGCGGAGTCGCTCGGCGTGGGGCATCGCGCAGGTTACTACGAGTCGGCGGGGATCGTCCGCGACATGTTCCAGAACCACCTCCTTCAGCTCCTGTGTCTCACCGCCATGGAGGCGCCGGTCCGGCTCGACGCCGAGTCGGTCCGCAGCGAGAAGGTGAAGGTGCTTCGGTCGATCCGCCCGATTCCCGCGGATCGGATCGACGACTGGGCGGTGCGAGGGCAGTACGGGCCCGGCGTGGTCGGCGGCGAGGAGGTCGCGGGTTACCGGCAGGAGCCGGGCGTGGCCCGGAGCTCGACGACGCCGACGTACGCCGCCGTCCGGTTTTTCATCGACAACTGGCGATGGGCGGGCGTCCCGTTCTATCTCCGTTCCGGCAAACGGCTCACGAAGCGCACGACCGAGATCGCGATCGAGTTCCGCGACGTTCCGCACATGACGATCTTCGTGAAAGACGCCGGGATTGCCGCGCGCATCGAGAAGAACGTGCTCACCCTGAAGATCCAGCCGGACGAGGGGATCTCCCTGAAGTTCCTCGCGAAGATCCCCGGGGCGGGAATGCGGGTCACGCCCGAGTTCATGGACTTTCCATACGACCAGCTCGGCGCCGCCCGGCAGGGCGGTTACGAGCGGCTGCTCCTCGACATCATGCACGGCGACGCGACCCTCTTCACCCGCGGCGACGAGGTCGAGGAGGCCTGGCGGGTCGTGACGCCGATCCTCGAAGGGTGGGGACGGAAGAAGCCGCGCGATTTCCCGAACTATCCCGCCGGCACGATGGGACCCGAGGTCGCGGCGAACACGTTCGTCGAACGGGACGGGCGCCGCTGGCGGACACTTTAG
- the gnd gene encoding decarboxylating 6-phosphogluconate dehydrogenase, which yields MKLGMIGLGRMGANMTKRLTRGGHAVVAWSKGNEEPAARDAGAEWAPSPEALLRSLPKPAVVWLMIPAGAPVDETIGALGPGLAAGDIVIDGGNSFYRDSMRRADELARRGVFFVDAGTSGGVWGLENGYCLMVGGDAAAVERARPIFETLAPEHGFARVGTSGAGHYVKMVHNGIEYAMLQSLGEGFEILNASDFSLDLPQIAGIWRYGSVVRSWLLDLLTDALGKDPKLEHIKGWVDDSGEGRWTLEEAIDHAVPAPALADALFARFRSRQADSFSARAIAALRNEFGGHAVKKS from the coding sequence ATGAAGCTCGGAATGATCGGTCTCGGCCGGATGGGCGCCAACATGACGAAGCGGCTGACGCGCGGCGGCCACGCGGTCGTCGCCTGGTCGAAGGGGAACGAGGAACCGGCGGCGCGCGACGCGGGGGCGGAGTGGGCGCCCTCGCCGGAAGCGCTGCTGCGCTCGCTACCGAAGCCGGCGGTCGTCTGGCTGATGATCCCGGCGGGCGCGCCGGTCGACGAGACGATCGGCGCCCTCGGCCCGGGGCTCGCGGCCGGCGACATCGTGATCGACGGAGGGAACTCGTTCTACCGCGATTCGATGCGGCGCGCCGACGAGCTCGCCCGGCGCGGCGTCTTCTTCGTCGATGCCGGCACGTCGGGGGGCGTCTGGGGCCTCGAGAACGGCTACTGCCTGATGGTCGGCGGGGACGCGGCGGCCGTCGAGCGCGCGCGGCCGATCTTCGAGACGCTCGCTCCCGAGCACGGGTTCGCGCGCGTCGGGACCTCCGGCGCGGGCCATTACGTCAAGATGGTCCACAACGGGATCGAATACGCGATGCTGCAGTCCCTCGGCGAGGGATTCGAGATCCTGAACGCCTCCGATTTCTCGCTCGATCTTCCGCAGATCGCCGGGATCTGGCGTTACGGCTCGGTGGTGCGCTCGTGGCTCCTGGATCTGCTGACCGACGCGCTCGGGAAGGACCCGAAGCTCGAGCACATCAAGGGGTGGGTGGACGACTCCGGCGAGGGGCGCTGGACGCTCGAGGAGGCGATCGACCACGCGGTCCCCGCTCCCGCGCTGGCCGACGCCCTCTTCGCGCGCTTCCGCTCCCGCCAGGCCGATTCGTTCTCGGCCCGCGCGATCGCCGCGCTCCGCAACGAGTTCGGCGGCCACGCGGTGAAGAAGTCGTGA
- a CDS encoding glucose-6-phosphate isomerase, with the protein MKRAPARDWLRLGPEGSRVREIEARLGREEFVDRVWRRDAFAWKSDEKHRAIIEDALGWLDAPSEMLRRAQDLEGWAAHARRDRRHVVLCGMGGSSLAPEVFGRILGRPEAPELIVLDSTSPEQVRDASARIDPDATLFLVSSKSGGTLETISQFRYFHEQVLRRAGSAERAGEQFVAITDSGSPLEKLAIENRFADVFENLPGIGGRYSALSYFGLVPAALCGVDLPRLLERADEAAQACRARGGRNPGLALGAALGRFAAAGRDKATIVCTAAIAPFGPWLEQLVAESTGKEGAGIVPVDGEPLGWPEDYAPDRFFLYERLDGAEDAGPIDEKLDRLAQEGHPVRARAWRDRYDLGARMFVWEFAVAVAGAVLGIDPFDQPNVQESKDNTNAVLAEYGRTKSLPRERGRRDERGIAFHGETLERLVAQARPGRDYLALQAYADRSPKNEDTLLRLRRELRNRTHCATTVGFGPRFLHSTGQLHKGGPHEGVFLQVVDPGESDVAIPGAGYGFATFLEAQAIGDEKALRSRGLPFSGAVGSGPSADALSAWADRVRSALEKRK; encoded by the coding sequence GTGAAGCGCGCGCCCGCGCGGGACTGGCTCCGGCTGGGGCCGGAGGGGTCCCGTGTCCGCGAGATCGAGGCCCGGCTCGGCCGCGAGGAGTTCGTCGACCGCGTCTGGCGCCGCGACGCGTTCGCGTGGAAATCGGACGAGAAGCATCGGGCGATCATCGAGGACGCGCTCGGCTGGCTCGACGCGCCGTCGGAGATGCTGCGCCGCGCGCAGGATCTCGAGGGTTGGGCGGCGCACGCCCGGCGCGACCGGCGGCACGTCGTGCTCTGCGGCATGGGCGGCTCCTCGCTCGCGCCCGAGGTCTTCGGCCGGATCCTCGGCCGCCCCGAGGCGCCGGAGCTGATCGTCCTGGACTCGACGTCGCCGGAGCAGGTGCGCGACGCGTCCGCCCGAATCGACCCCGACGCGACGCTCTTCCTCGTCTCCTCCAAGTCCGGGGGAACGCTCGAGACGATCTCGCAATTCCGGTACTTCCACGAGCAGGTGCTGCGCCGCGCGGGATCCGCGGAGCGAGCGGGCGAGCAGTTCGTCGCGATCACCGACTCCGGATCGCCTCTCGAGAAACTCGCCATCGAGAACCGTTTCGCCGACGTCTTCGAGAATCTGCCGGGGATCGGCGGGCGGTACTCCGCGCTGTCGTACTTCGGTCTCGTCCCGGCGGCGCTGTGCGGCGTCGACCTGCCGCGACTGCTGGAGCGCGCCGACGAGGCGGCCCAGGCGTGCCGCGCCCGGGGCGGGCGCAATCCCGGTCTCGCGCTCGGCGCCGCGCTCGGCCGTTTCGCGGCGGCCGGCCGCGACAAGGCGACGATCGTCTGCACCGCGGCGATCGCGCCGTTCGGCCCCTGGCTCGAGCAGCTGGTCGCCGAATCGACGGGCAAGGAAGGCGCGGGGATCGTGCCGGTCGACGGGGAGCCGCTCGGCTGGCCGGAGGACTACGCGCCGGATCGCTTCTTCCTCTACGAGCGGCTGGACGGCGCCGAAGACGCGGGGCCGATCGACGAGAAACTGGACCGTCTGGCGCAGGAGGGGCACCCCGTGCGGGCGCGCGCGTGGCGCGACCGGTACGACCTCGGCGCGCGCATGTTCGTCTGGGAATTCGCGGTTGCCGTCGCGGGCGCGGTCCTGGGGATCGACCCGTTCGACCAGCCGAACGTGCAGGAATCGAAGGACAACACCAACGCGGTGCTCGCCGAGTACGGGCGCACGAAGTCGCTGCCGCGCGAGCGGGGCCGCCGCGACGAGCGAGGGATCGCGTTCCATGGGGAGACTCTCGAGCGCCTTGTCGCACAGGCGCGTCCGGGCCGCGACTATCTCGCCCTCCAGGCCTACGCCGACCGCAGCCCGAAGAACGAGGACACCCTGCTTCGGCTGCGCCGGGAGCTGCGCAACCGGACGCACTGCGCGACGACGGTCGGCTTCGGGCCGCGGTTCCTCCACTCGACCGGACAGCTCCACAAGGGAGGGCCGCACGAAGGCGTCTTCCTCCAGGTCGTGGACCCGGGCGAGTCCGACGTCGCGATCCCGGGAGCGGGCTACGGTTTCGCGACGTTCCTCGAGGCGCAGGCGATCGGGGACGAGAAGGCGCTTCGGAGCCGCGGCCTCCCGTTCTCGGGCGCCGTGGGCTCCGGCCCGTCCGCCGACGCGCTTTCGGCCTGGGCCGACCGCGTGCGGTCGGCGTTGGAGAAACGAAAATGA
- the tal gene encoding transaldolase, with protein MSAAKNSLFRLKDFGVSVWCDELSRDMIRGGGLKKLIDEKAVVGVTSNPSIFQKALSEGNAYDADVETLAAAGKSTPEIFDALAIQDIKEACDVLRPVHDATGGEDGYVSIEVLPSLAADTDGTIAEASRYHREIAKPNLMVKIPATPEGIPAIRRMTALGKSINITLIFSVDRYAEVAEAYLSGLEEFVRSGGDPRPVASVASFFVSRIDTETDRRIEAALSGEKDPERRRRLESLKGKIAVDNAKIAFAKFRAIFSGARWEALAKKGARLQRCLWASTSTKNKSYSDILYVQELIGGPAVNTMPIKTMDAYLDHGRPEETITRGVEEAGREIAALADFGIDYHDITDNFSEADGVRKFEDSYQELLAGLEAKRRQPVAGVTARR; from the coding sequence ATGAGCGCCGCGAAGAACTCCCTGTTTCGTCTGAAGGATTTCGGTGTGTCGGTGTGGTGCGACGAGCTCTCCCGCGACATGATCCGCGGCGGCGGCCTGAAGAAGTTGATCGACGAGAAGGCGGTCGTCGGCGTCACTTCGAATCCGTCGATCTTCCAGAAGGCGCTCTCGGAAGGGAACGCTTACGACGCCGACGTCGAGACGCTCGCCGCGGCCGGCAAGAGCACGCCGGAGATCTTCGATGCCCTCGCGATCCAGGACATCAAGGAGGCGTGCGACGTCCTGCGCCCCGTCCACGACGCCACCGGAGGCGAGGACGGCTACGTCTCGATCGAGGTCCTGCCGTCGCTGGCCGCCGACACGGACGGGACGATCGCGGAGGCCTCGCGGTATCACCGCGAAATCGCGAAGCCGAACCTGATGGTCAAAATCCCCGCCACGCCCGAGGGGATCCCCGCGATCCGGCGGATGACCGCGCTCGGAAAGTCGATCAACATCACGCTCATCTTCTCCGTCGACCGCTACGCCGAGGTCGCCGAGGCGTACCTCTCCGGGCTGGAGGAGTTCGTCCGCTCGGGCGGAGACCCCCGTCCGGTCGCTTCCGTCGCCTCCTTCTTCGTGTCCCGGATCGACACCGAGACCGACCGGCGCATCGAGGCGGCGCTCTCGGGCGAGAAGGACCCGGAGCGGCGCCGCCGGCTCGAATCGCTGAAGGGAAAGATCGCCGTCGACAACGCGAAGATCGCGTTCGCGAAGTTCCGCGCGATCTTCTCCGGCGCGCGGTGGGAAGCGCTCGCGAAGAAGGGGGCGCGCCTGCAGCGCTGCCTCTGGGCCTCGACGTCGACGAAGAACAAGAGCTATTCCGACATCCTGTACGTGCAGGAGCTGATCGGCGGGCCGGCCGTCAACACGATGCCGATCAAGACCATGGACGCCTATCTCGACCACGGCCGTCCGGAAGAGACGATCACGCGCGGCGTCGAGGAGGCCGGGCGCGAGATCGCCGCCCTGGCGGACTTCGGCATCGACTACCACGACATCACCGACAACTTCTCCGAAGCCGACGGGGTCCGGAAGTTCGAGGATTCGTACCAGGAGCTCCTCGCGGGGCTCGAGGCGAAGCGACGCCAGCCGGTCGCGGGCGTCACGGCGCGCCGGTGA
- a CDS encoding RpiB/LacA/LacB family sugar-phosphate isomerase — MKVAFGSDHAGLELKRELLAWAESAGHRVVDLGNARYDPADDYPDFARAVAVAVARGEAERGIVVCGSGVGASVAVNKVPRARGAVCHDTFSARQGVEDDDANILALGARVIGGALAKEVAAAFLGARFSGAERHVRRLEKVNQIELDARTGVFEFPEVRKK, encoded by the coding sequence GTGAAGGTCGCGTTCGGGAGCGACCACGCGGGCCTGGAGCTCAAGCGCGAGCTCCTCGCCTGGGCCGAATCGGCGGGCCATCGCGTCGTGGACCTCGGCAACGCCCGGTACGACCCCGCCGACGACTACCCGGACTTCGCGCGAGCGGTCGCGGTCGCGGTCGCGCGCGGCGAGGCGGAACGCGGGATCGTCGTCTGCGGCTCGGGCGTGGGGGCGTCGGTCGCCGTCAACAAGGTTCCGCGGGCGCGCGGCGCCGTCTGCCACGATACGTTCTCCGCGCGGCAGGGGGTGGAGGACGACGACGCGAACATCCTCGCGTTGGGAGCCCGCGTGATCGGCGGCGCGCTCGCGAAGGAGGTCGCGGCGGCGTTTCTCGGCGCGCGGTTCTCCGGCGCCGAGCGCCACGTCCGCCGTCTCGAGAAAGTGAACCAGATCGAGCTCGACGCCCGTACGGGCGTTTTCGAATTTCCGGAGGTGAGAAAGAAATGA